The Gloeobacter violaceus PCC 7421 DNA window AGAGATTATCGGGATCCACTCCCAAAGCTTTCAGTCGCTCCGCCAGGGCCGCAGCCCGTTGCTCGGCTTGCTCAGCCCGTTGGCGTTCTTGAGTTGCGAGGCGTTCGGCTTGCTCGGCCCGCATTCGCTCCTGGGCGGCCTGCTGCTCGGCTTGTTCGGCCCGCATCCGCTCCTGGGCGGCAAACCGCTCGGCTAATTGCCGTTCGCGTTCGGCCTCGGTGGCAACCCATTCGCCATCGCCGTCGTACCAGCGCAGCCAAGTGCGCCTGACACCAGCAAAGTCTCCCTGCCAGAGTCCCAGACCGATCTGCAGTTCTTCTATCCACAACCTCGATTCGAATAATTCCCGGTAGGCCGTACCCTGCAGCTGGAACGTTCGAAACACATCGCCGTTGCGATCGAACAGCACATAGTAGGGCACGCGCAGGATGCTTTCGTAGACTTCCCACTTGCTGGGCGGCTCACGGCCCCGCAGAGTTTCGCCTTGATCTTCTTCCTGGGTGCTGGGCGAGAGCAATTCGACAATCACGACCGGAGCGCGGCCTTCCTGCCAGAACACATAACTCAGGCGGCCTTCGTCCACCAGGCGCGGCACGCCCACCACCGCAAACCAGTCGGGGCGTTTGTGGTATCGGGGATGGAGCGGGTCGTAGTAGAGATTGAGATCGGAGGCGCTGAAGACGCGTTCGGGCGGGTAGGTGGCAGGTACAAAAGTTTGCGAGAGCAATTGCGGCTGCCAGCTGTGAAACTCGTCGGGCAAGCCGGGCTCCTCGGGATCTTCGCTCGGAAGATCGTACATGGTCGGGAGCGTCTGCTTCGGCGGCAATGGGTAAGCGGGCTGCATAAAGGTCATCGCCGTACACCTCGCCTCGGGGCCGGACAGACCCAGTATACCCAGGCCCTAGGGACCGCTCACCAGGCGCGGCGCGGGCAGGGGCAGGCAACTCGTCTCCAGGTTGGTGGCGGGGCCTTCGCGGGTGGCGTACATCGAAGAGCCCGCCGGGGGCAGTTCGCGGTATTCGTTGAAAGCCGCTGCTTTGCAGTTCAAGATCTCGGCTTTTTGGATGGTGTCGCCGACTTTGAGCTGGCGGAGGGTACGGATGCCCTGGGTGATGTAGCCGAAGTTGGCGTACTTGCCGTCGGAGAGGTTCTTGCCGGTCGGGTTGAGTTCGGGGTCGGAGAAGGAGATGAAAAACTGGCTGGAGGCGGAATTCGGATCTTTTTCGTAGCGCGCCATTGAGAACACTCCCGGCGGGCCGTAGTACAGCGCCGGGTAGCTCTCGATGGTCTTGCCGTAGGGCACCGGCTTCCAGTCGTCGGCAATATAGCGCTTATGCAGGTTGCTCATCTCCTCGCGCAGCTTGATGGGGTCGAGTTCGAAGCGATCCTGGACGTAGTCGACGCGCCGCTGGATGACCTGCGAAGCGGTGATCTCGGCTTCTTTGCGCGCCGGGCGCACCTCCATCGGAATCGTGCGCAAT harbors:
- a CDS encoding Uma2 family endonuclease codes for the protein MTFMQPAYPLPPKQTLPTMYDLPSEDPEEPGLPDEFHSWQPQLLSQTFVPATYPPERVFSASDLNLYYDPLHPRYHKRPDWFAVVGVPRLVDEGRLSYVFWQEGRAPVVIVELLSPSTQEEDQGETLRGREPPSKWEVYESILRVPYYVLFDRNGDVFRTFQLQGTAYRELFESRLWIEELQIGLGLWQGDFAGVRRTWLRWYDGDGEWVATEAERERQLAERFAAQERMRAEQAEQQAAQERMRAEQAERLATQERQRAEQAEQRAAALAERLKALGVDPDNL